One genomic window of bacterium includes the following:
- a CDS encoding alkaline phosphatase family protein has protein sequence MGAPIIPDRLLVLGLDGLDLDAPGEAALAHMPRLSALLVENRAVRFPTALPNNSIACWTSWFCGRGPGAHGMVDFVLPLDRTGTYRLTSSADRVAPALWEELSARGRRVVVYNVPGTYPATPVNGIMIAGAPVLSRRHLTFPDYLPPRIARRLDGYRDDLKFEVAGSDEDSCLAAASNMSQILSEHVEIASGLLAEPWDAFIAVLTMTDRLLHHFHHRLAPCTDDTKPCLCARAVADALARLDDFVGALVDEWRGKARIVLASDHGFQPCSWRWHWADALEKEGWFVRRADGTPASGDAIDVARADTERSLLWPSPASTMGLTFAPRVTAGERKRLAREIAARFSDVTAPDHETAVERVIDVDDIAAGPLRARFPDLLVVPRNGAIALTSRPGRTAFSPSPRSGTHTLYASCAIVGGKPDVALGFGNLFAAANLPAPGSA, from the coding sequence ATGGGCGCGCCCATCATACCCGACCGCCTGCTGGTCCTCGGGCTCGACGGCCTGGACCTCGACGCGCCCGGCGAAGCCGCGCTCGCGCACATGCCGCGGCTCTCCGCGCTACTCGTGGAGAACCGCGCGGTCCGGTTTCCGACCGCGCTTCCGAACAATAGTATCGCGTGCTGGACATCGTGGTTTTGCGGGCGGGGGCCCGGCGCGCACGGGATGGTCGATTTCGTTTTGCCCCTGGACCGAACGGGTACGTATCGCCTGACGTCCTCCGCGGATCGCGTCGCGCCCGCGTTGTGGGAGGAGCTGTCCGCGCGCGGCCGTCGAGTCGTCGTCTACAACGTGCCGGGGACGTATCCGGCCACGCCCGTCAACGGCATCATGATCGCCGGCGCGCCCGTGCTCTCGCGCCGCCATCTCACTTTCCCGGACTATCTGCCGCCACGGATCGCTCGTCGCCTCGACGGCTATCGCGACGATCTCAAATTCGAGGTCGCGGGATCCGACGAGGATAGCTGCCTGGCCGCCGCGTCGAACATGTCCCAGATCCTGTCCGAACACGTGGAGATCGCGAGCGGGCTGCTGGCGGAGCCCTGGGACGCGTTTATCGCGGTGCTGACGATGACCGACCGCCTGCTGCATCACTTCCACCACCGCCTCGCCCCTTGCACGGATGACACCAAGCCGTGCCTCTGCGCGCGGGCGGTCGCCGACGCCCTTGCGCGGCTCGACGATTTCGTCGGCGCGCTCGTGGACGAATGGCGCGGCAAGGCGCGCATCGTCCTGGCGTCCGATCACGGATTTCAGCCGTGCTCGTGGCGATGGCATTGGGCGGACGCGCTCGAAAAGGAGGGTTGGTTCGTGCGCCGTGCGGACGGGACGCCGGCATCCGGCGATGCGATCGATGTGGCCCGCGCGGACACGGAGCGTTCGCTCCTATGGCCGTCGCCCGCCTCCACGATGGGGCTCACGTTCGCGCCGCGTGTGACGGCCGGCGAACGCAAACGCCTTGCGCGCGAGATCGCGGCGCGCTTTTCCGACGTCACCGCGCCGGATCACGAAACCGCGGTGGAGCGCGTCATCGACGTGGACGATATCGCCGCCGGGCCGTTGCGCGCGCGGTTTCCGGATCTTCTCGTCGTGCCGCGAAACGGCGCGATCGCCCTGACGTCGCGCCCGGGCCGGACGGCGTTTTCTCCGTCCCCGCGCAGCGGGACGCACACGCTTTACGCATCGTGCGCGATCGTCGGCGGCAAGCCGGACGTGGCGCTGGGCTTTGGGAATTTGTTTGCGGCGGCGAATCTGCCGGCCCCGGGGAGCGCGTGA
- a CDS encoding DUF4091 domain-containing protein produces MKCVWSIARAIAVLAFAGPAAHAEYLVGLTHGTAKQRPEFSFEAADNYALQSARREWEPFQILVRDDAGATVTDVVVSDFVGPGDPMPAELYRVHYVPVTPDRISSFPPDPAKAGDWPDGLVPFEDHFVGEARGALPFDVPPDYTMAIFGDVFVPIDQAPGTYEAMVTVVANGRADWHGTLTLTVWDFVLPGKNTLAGAYGFSRGTACNWHANHGGVSDCDTLIERYYEEFARHRIGLDRWSWGNPTYAWNDDAQTFDWDWTWFDDRHGPYFDGTFYDGEFRFDTYQMPGAPGGRPGNVDAADWEREFWAGWATHFRDKGWIEALFYYLPDEPDPSEYPALRDLAARLHNADPDLQPMATEQFEPGLAGDIDIWTPDQPLFSDSLPMPPYPEDYADRRALGEKTWWYNCVSAISWFDYANHFVDFESSYQRIWTWLTRRYDFEGLLFWHTVYVPGKGLDPWDSQYAPPFAQGDGNLIYPGTVDRIGGTTDIPVASLRMKYMRESMEDYEYLHILDERGDGDWVDGVVRTVAPKTFQWERDWRAMLGWRERVAKKILGTLDETPPAPPASLTATGQVEAIELSWMPPGDADLAGYEIWYGIYSGDAYFGGAVDAGASAATIEGLAAGRTYRAWVHAFDVEGNRSAASDIVTATTLAGGDDDAADAGDDDAATNDEDERHNPNGVSVESSGGQDDFAAEDDDEAASGACGCGV; encoded by the coding sequence ATGAAATGCGTTTGGAGCATCGCCCGCGCGATTGCCGTTCTTGCGTTCGCGGGCCCGGCCGCGCATGCGGAGTATCTGGTCGGGTTGACGCACGGCACGGCCAAGCAGCGTCCCGAGTTTTCTTTCGAGGCGGCGGACAACTACGCGCTGCAATCGGCGCGACGCGAGTGGGAACCGTTTCAGATTCTGGTCCGCGACGACGCCGGCGCGACGGTGACGGATGTCGTCGTTTCCGACTTCGTCGGCCCGGGCGATCCGATGCCGGCCGAGCTTTACCGCGTGCACTACGTGCCGGTGACGCCCGATCGCATCAGTAGTTTTCCGCCCGATCCCGCAAAGGCGGGCGATTGGCCCGACGGCCTCGTGCCTTTCGAGGATCACTTTGTCGGCGAGGCGCGCGGCGCGCTGCCGTTTGACGTGCCGCCCGACTACACCATGGCCATTTTCGGCGACGTGTTCGTGCCGATCGATCAGGCGCCGGGCACGTATGAAGCGATGGTCACCGTCGTCGCGAACGGCCGCGCCGACTGGCACGGCACGCTGACGCTGACCGTGTGGGATTTCGTGCTTCCGGGCAAAAACACGCTCGCGGGCGCGTACGGATTCTCGCGCGGGACCGCGTGCAATTGGCACGCGAACCACGGCGGCGTGTCGGATTGCGACACGCTGATCGAACGCTACTACGAGGAGTTCGCGCGGCACCGCATCGGACTCGACCGTTGGAGTTGGGGCAATCCGACCTACGCGTGGAACGACGACGCGCAGACATTCGATTGGGACTGGACGTGGTTTGACGACAGGCATGGGCCGTATTTCGACGGCACGTTTTACGACGGCGAGTTCCGGTTCGACACCTATCAGATGCCGGGCGCGCCGGGAGGGCGGCCGGGCAACGTCGACGCCGCGGATTGGGAGCGCGAGTTCTGGGCCGGGTGGGCGACGCACTTTCGCGACAAGGGGTGGATCGAGGCGCTGTTCTACTACCTGCCCGACGAGCCCGATCCGTCCGAATATCCCGCGCTGCGCGATCTGGCCGCGCGTCTGCACAATGCCGATCCCGACCTGCAACCGATGGCGACCGAGCAGTTCGAGCCCGGCCTTGCGGGCGACATCGACATCTGGACGCCCGACCAGCCGCTATTTTCCGACTCGCTGCCGATGCCGCCGTATCCGGAAGACTACGCCGACCGCCGCGCGCTCGGCGAAAAGACCTGGTGGTACAACTGCGTCAGCGCGATTAGCTGGTTTGATTACGCGAACCACTTCGTCGATTTCGAATCCTCCTACCAGCGAATCTGGACGTGGCTGACGCGGCGCTACGATTTCGAGGGCTTGCTGTTCTGGCATACCGTGTACGTCCCCGGCAAAGGACTCGACCCGTGGGATTCGCAATACGCCCCGCCGTTCGCGCAGGGCGACGGAAACCTCATCTATCCCGGCACCGTCGATCGCATCGGCGGCACGACCGACATCCCGGTCGCGTCCCTGCGAATGAAGTACATGCGCGAGTCGATGGAGGATTACGAATATCTCCACATTCTCGATGAACGCGGCGACGGCGACTGGGTGGACGGCGTCGTGCGCACCGTCGCGCCCAAGACCTTCCAGTGGGAGCGCGACTGGCGGGCGATGCTCGGCTGGCGCGAGCGCGTCGCGAAAAAGATCCTCGGCACCCTCGACGAAACGCCGCCCGCGCCGCCCGCGTCGCTGACCGCGACAGGGCAGGTGGAGGCGATCGAACTGAGCTGGATGCCGCCGGGCGATGCGGACCTCGCCGGCTACGAAATTTGGTATGGCATTTACTCGGGCGACGCGTATTTCGGCGGCGCCGTCGACGCCGGCGCGAGCGCGGCGACGATCGAGGGGCTGGCGGCCGGGCGCACCTATCGCGCGTGGGTGCACGCGTTTGACGTGGAGGGCAACCGTTCGGCGGCAAGCGATATCGTCACCGCGACGACGCTTGCGGGCGGCGACGATGACGCCGCGGACGCCGGTGACGACGACGCGGCCACGAACGACGAGGACGAACGCCACAACCCGAACGGCGTTTCGGTCGAATCGTCCGGCGGCCAGGACGATTTCGCCGCCGAAGACGATGACGAAGCGGCGTCGGGCGCGTGCGGATGCGGGGTGTAG